One Anas platyrhynchos isolate ZD024472 breed Pekin duck chromosome 10, IASCAAS_PekinDuck_T2T, whole genome shotgun sequence genomic window carries:
- the KIAA1210 gene encoding acrosomal protein KIAA1210 homolog isoform X1, with amino-acid sequence MTGSVLINFVIFFPTPPCYQWRWQQEASCKLLFVPFSYSCLKQPQLCEAQTSDYIMATGPTDVIQSPETGETVEECTGKKKSKFQTFKNFFAKKKRKEPPPPRGESNLKPSQSSSDVSISVLDEANALHSPKEAGPKGSMGNKALSHDSVFIFESVPGGVAGDVSSQENIPGRVKTLQLQLQQNIRFGSPPLVITGKRLEDAGAVSEDDGLPRSPPEISTLHEVLTDSTSKSSNPVQRHSSLSLGGTDSEDEQIPSGASSRPISPSSSAALGAPGSRGSSFLPVDFTIPASPLGCLDTSAARHRIAINPRKQKGFTNKNQQTQVEHLENEACLHATPEKKGNSTELPESDQHKTDWEGLSPQVEYGAKESGSKETPGVKCPTDAAPDSCESTLVAEDFCTLLQESECLPDMDHGYKSAAPLLRPEPSPENLEEQHSAEVPCCSDESAGELTLHQQNTNIEVSALPKSQQTEVGAVALPDIVAADLFSNGTETETINVLADVVQRSPAKSVDQNNEDQREGDALCIGKVEACLETIQNCSNQSVSDTAQSTSQVALADSGPPSDIKTVAVLKSENSSATRKDKETHEIMEFQSSKGSAENKQDTAASVLEAGCMLPPSKLDESFKAEIPCPASKGNQVSQQTSTSYTSEKLSIGCLASSSLAGLKSNISSNDDSKEQVSSTASHRKTEKDSRSSEENVKSPLKTAAAKPVRFTIAPAWQRSLSGGSNSKEDSYNRSSPTSPIKPELFEGMTKEYAGIQESTKNNPDGFDRDCKDGDLHLNYSMEWADREAQNFENPFGVKLRRTSSLLKYQNENRAESPKLIPSAAPTASSASAKEDQKSGGNGKPPPGLPVSTKSFVKKTDLLEDRSPPKTRSEEVSKKQNGSKPSEKVSSPHLETYSSEPAWVSMAKLKQKGFQGHPLAKEHKAEDKASTKVDQEEQVICASENILKKNMSSSLSSQDKKPQMKTSISAAAGKVGPIAQEASVIPAVEKETRHSSNLPLTPCSPAEPPWLSLAKKKAKAWSEMPQIVQ; translated from the exons ATGACAGGATCAGTACTCATTAACTTTGTAATCTtcttccccacccctccctgTTATCAGTGGAGGTGGCAGCAAGAGGCCTCATGTAAGCTGTTGTTTGTGCCATTCTCCTATTCCTGCTTGAAACAGCCACAGTTGTGCGAGGCTCAGACCAG TGACTATATCATGGCTACGGGGCCAACAGACGTCATACAGTCACCTGAAACAGGAGAGACTGTTGAAGAGTGCACAG gaaagaaaaaatccaaatttCAGACTTTCAAGAACTTCTTTgccaagaagaaaaggaaagagccTCCACCTCCCAGGGGGGAGAGTAATTTAAAACCTAGCCAGTCCAGCAGCGATGTCAGCATCTCTGTGCTCGACGAGGCTAATGCACTTCATTCACCGAAGGAGGCTGG GCCCAAAGGAAGCATGGGAAACAAAGCCTTGTCGCATGACAGCGTCTTCATTTTTGAATCTGTACCAGGAGGTGTGGCAGGGGACGTGTCATCTCAGGAAAACATACCTGGAAGAGTGAAAACTTTGCAG CTTCAGTTGCAGCAAAACATCAGGTTTGGATCACCTCCTCTAGTTATAACTGGAAAGAGACTGGAAGATGCAGGTGCTGTTTCTGAAGATGATGGATTACCTAGAAGCCCTCCTGAAATTTCAACCCTTCATGAAGTTCTGACAGATTCAACAAGCAAG TCCTCCAACCCTGTTCAGCGTCATAGCTCTTTGAGTTTAGGCGGGACAGACAGTGAAGATGAACAG ATACCTTCTGGAGCTTCCTCCAGGCCTATCAGTCCTTCATCCTCTGCTGCTCTCGGGGCCCCTGGCTCACGAGGCAGCAGCTTCCTTCCAGTTGACTTCACCATCCCTGCCAgtcccctgggctgcctggaCACCTCAGCAGCCAGGCACAGGATTGCCATAAATCCTCGGAAACAGAAAGGCTTCACCAATAAGAATCAGCAAACCCAG GTGGAACACCTGGAAAATGAAGCATGTCTTCATGCAACTccagaaaagaagggaaattcAACAGAACTACCTGAGAGTGACCAGCATAAAACTGATTGGGAAG GCTTATCACCCCAGGTGGAATATGGTGCAAAGGAAAGCGGTTCTAAGGAGACACCAGGTGTAAAATGTCCCACTGATGCTGCCCCTGACTCCTGTGAATCCACGCTTGTGGCAGAAGACTTCTGTACTTTGCTGCAAGAAAGTGAATGCCTGCCAGACATGGACCACGGCTATAAATCAGCTGCACCCCTTCTGAGACCTGAGCCTTCTCCAGAGAACCTGGAGGAACAGCACAGTGCAGAAGTGCCATGCTGTTCAGATGAGTCTGCTGGTGAATTGACATTACATCAGCAAAATACCAATATTGAAGTATCTGCACTTCCAAAATCTCAACAAACTGAAGTTGGAGCTGTTGCACTTCCAGACATAGTAGCAGCTGACTTGTTTAGTAATGGCACAGAAACAGAGACCATAAATGTATTGGCAGATGTTGTGCAAAGGTCCCCAGCAAAATCTGTGGACCAAAATAACGAAGACCAGAGAGAGGGGGATGCACTGTGTATTGGCAAAGTAGAAGCTTGCCTGGAAACTATTCAGAACTGTTCTAACCAGTCTGTCTCAGATACTGCACAGAGCACTTCACAGGTTGCTCTAGCTGATTCAGGGCCTCCTTCTGACATCAAGACAGTGGCTGTTCTGAAGTCTGAAAACAGTTCAGCAAcaagaaaagacaaagaaactCATGAAATTATGGAATTTCAGTCATCCAAAGGcagtgcagaaaacaaacaagacacTGCTGCATCTGTGTTAGAAGCAGGTTGCATGCTACCTCCCAGTAAACTGGATGAaagttttaaagcagaaataccTTGTCCTGCTTCAAAGGGTAACCAAGTCAGTCAACAAACCAGCACATCATACACTTCTGAAAAACTTTCAATTGGATGTCTTGCTTCTTCAAGTTTGGCTGGATTAAAGAGTAATATCTCTTCTAACGATGACAGTAAGGAGCAGGTAAGCAGTACAGCTtctcacagaaaaacagagaaagacagtcgatcttcagaagaaaatgtaaaaagtcCGCTAAAGACTGCGGCTGCTAAACCAGTTAGATTTACCATTGCACCAGCATGGCAGAGATCTCTCTCAGGGGGTTCAAATTCAAAGGAAGATTCCTATAACAGAAGTTCTCCAACCTCCCCTATAAAACCAGAGTTGTTTGAAGGAATGACAAAAGAATATGCAGGCATCCAGGAATCCACAAAAAACAACCCGGATGGATTTGATCGAGACTGTAAGGATGGTGATTTGCATTTGAATTATTCTATGGAATGGGCTGACCGTGAAGCACAAAATTTTGAAAATCCGTTTGGGGTCAAACTGAGGAGAACATCTTCTTTACTCAAATACCAGAATGAAAACCGTGCTGAGTCTCCAAAGCTgattccctcagctgctcccactgcttcttctgcttcagCCAAGGAGGATCAGAAGTCAGGGGGCAATGGGAAGCCACCTCCAGGCCTTCCAGTCAGCACAAAATCATTTGTTAAAAAAACAGATCTCCTAGAAGACAGAAGTCCTCCCAAAACAAGATCAGAAGAAGTGTCAAAGAAGCAAAATGGTAGTAaaccttcag AAAAAGTCTCCTCTCCACATTTGGAAACTTATTCCTCTGAACCGGCTTGGGTCTCCATggcaaaactaaaacaaaagggTTTCCAGGGCCACCCACTTGCCAAAGAACATAAAGCTGAAGACAAAGCGTCAACCAAAGTGGATCAAGAGGAG CAAGTGATCTGTGCAAGTGAGAACATACTGAAGAAGAATATGTCTTCTAGCTTGAGCTCTCAGGATAAGAAACCACAAATGAAGACCAGtatttctgctgcagcag GTAAAGTTGGACCTATTGCTCAGGAAGCATCTGTGATTCCTGCTGTTGAAAAGGAAACAAGACACTCCTCTAACCTGCCACTGACACCATGCAGCCCTGCTGAACCACCATGGCTATCCCTGGCCAAGAAGAAAGCCAAAGCATGGAGTGAAATGCCCCAGATTGTACAATAG
- the KIAA1210 gene encoding acrosomal protein KIAA1210 homolog isoform X8, whose product MTGSVLINFVIFFPTPPCYQWRWQQEASCKLLFVPFSYSCLKQPQLCEAQTSDYIMATGPTDVIQSPETGETVEECTGKKKSKFQTFKNFFAKKKRKEPPPPRGESNLKPSQSSSDVSISVLDEANALHSPKEAGPKGSMGNKALSHDSVFIFESVPGGVAGDVSSQENIPGRVKTLQLQLQQNIRFGSPPLVITGKRLEDAGAVSEDDGLPRSPPEISTLHEVLTDSTSKSSNPVQRHSSLSLGGTDSEDEQIPSGASSRPISPSSSAALGAPGSRGSSFLPVDFTIPASPLGCLDTSAARHRIAINPRKQKGFTNKNQQTQVEHLENEACLHATPEKKGNSTELPESDQHKTDWEGLSPQVEYGAKESGSKETPGVKCPTDAAPDSCESTLVAEDFCTLLQESECLPDMDHGYKSAAPLLRPEPSPENLEEQHSAEVPCCSDESAGELTLHQQNTNIEVSALPKSQQTEVGAVALPDIVAADLFSNGTETETINVLADVVQRSPAKSVDQNNEDQREGDALCIGKVEACLETIQNCSNQSVSDTAQSTSQVALADSGPPSDIKTVAVLKSENSSATRKDKETHEIMEFQSSKGSAENKQDTAASVLEAGCMLPPSKLDESFKAEIPCPASKGNQVSQQTSTSYTSEKLSIGCLASSSLAGLKSNISSNDDSKEQVSSTASHRKTEKDSRSSEENVKSPLKTAAAKPVRFTIAPAWQRSLSGGSNSKEDSYNRSSPTSPIKPELFEGMTKEYAGIQESTKNNPDGFDRDCKDGDLHLNYSMEWADREAQNFENPFGVKLRRTSSLLKYQNENRAESPKLIPSAAPTASSASAKEDQKSGGNGKPPPGLPVSTKSFVKKTDLLEDRSPPKTRSEEVSKKQNGSKPSEKVSSPHLETYSSEPAWVSMAKLKQKGFQGHPLAKEHKAEDKASTKVDQEEQVICASENILKKNMSSSLSSQDKKPQMKTSISAAAGS is encoded by the exons ATGACAGGATCAGTACTCATTAACTTTGTAATCTtcttccccacccctccctgTTATCAGTGGAGGTGGCAGCAAGAGGCCTCATGTAAGCTGTTGTTTGTGCCATTCTCCTATTCCTGCTTGAAACAGCCACAGTTGTGCGAGGCTCAGACCAG TGACTATATCATGGCTACGGGGCCAACAGACGTCATACAGTCACCTGAAACAGGAGAGACTGTTGAAGAGTGCACAG gaaagaaaaaatccaaatttCAGACTTTCAAGAACTTCTTTgccaagaagaaaaggaaagagccTCCACCTCCCAGGGGGGAGAGTAATTTAAAACCTAGCCAGTCCAGCAGCGATGTCAGCATCTCTGTGCTCGACGAGGCTAATGCACTTCATTCACCGAAGGAGGCTGG GCCCAAAGGAAGCATGGGAAACAAAGCCTTGTCGCATGACAGCGTCTTCATTTTTGAATCTGTACCAGGAGGTGTGGCAGGGGACGTGTCATCTCAGGAAAACATACCTGGAAGAGTGAAAACTTTGCAG CTTCAGTTGCAGCAAAACATCAGGTTTGGATCACCTCCTCTAGTTATAACTGGAAAGAGACTGGAAGATGCAGGTGCTGTTTCTGAAGATGATGGATTACCTAGAAGCCCTCCTGAAATTTCAACCCTTCATGAAGTTCTGACAGATTCAACAAGCAAG TCCTCCAACCCTGTTCAGCGTCATAGCTCTTTGAGTTTAGGCGGGACAGACAGTGAAGATGAACAG ATACCTTCTGGAGCTTCCTCCAGGCCTATCAGTCCTTCATCCTCTGCTGCTCTCGGGGCCCCTGGCTCACGAGGCAGCAGCTTCCTTCCAGTTGACTTCACCATCCCTGCCAgtcccctgggctgcctggaCACCTCAGCAGCCAGGCACAGGATTGCCATAAATCCTCGGAAACAGAAAGGCTTCACCAATAAGAATCAGCAAACCCAG GTGGAACACCTGGAAAATGAAGCATGTCTTCATGCAACTccagaaaagaagggaaattcAACAGAACTACCTGAGAGTGACCAGCATAAAACTGATTGGGAAG GCTTATCACCCCAGGTGGAATATGGTGCAAAGGAAAGCGGTTCTAAGGAGACACCAGGTGTAAAATGTCCCACTGATGCTGCCCCTGACTCCTGTGAATCCACGCTTGTGGCAGAAGACTTCTGTACTTTGCTGCAAGAAAGTGAATGCCTGCCAGACATGGACCACGGCTATAAATCAGCTGCACCCCTTCTGAGACCTGAGCCTTCTCCAGAGAACCTGGAGGAACAGCACAGTGCAGAAGTGCCATGCTGTTCAGATGAGTCTGCTGGTGAATTGACATTACATCAGCAAAATACCAATATTGAAGTATCTGCACTTCCAAAATCTCAACAAACTGAAGTTGGAGCTGTTGCACTTCCAGACATAGTAGCAGCTGACTTGTTTAGTAATGGCACAGAAACAGAGACCATAAATGTATTGGCAGATGTTGTGCAAAGGTCCCCAGCAAAATCTGTGGACCAAAATAACGAAGACCAGAGAGAGGGGGATGCACTGTGTATTGGCAAAGTAGAAGCTTGCCTGGAAACTATTCAGAACTGTTCTAACCAGTCTGTCTCAGATACTGCACAGAGCACTTCACAGGTTGCTCTAGCTGATTCAGGGCCTCCTTCTGACATCAAGACAGTGGCTGTTCTGAAGTCTGAAAACAGTTCAGCAAcaagaaaagacaaagaaactCATGAAATTATGGAATTTCAGTCATCCAAAGGcagtgcagaaaacaaacaagacacTGCTGCATCTGTGTTAGAAGCAGGTTGCATGCTACCTCCCAGTAAACTGGATGAaagttttaaagcagaaataccTTGTCCTGCTTCAAAGGGTAACCAAGTCAGTCAACAAACCAGCACATCATACACTTCTGAAAAACTTTCAATTGGATGTCTTGCTTCTTCAAGTTTGGCTGGATTAAAGAGTAATATCTCTTCTAACGATGACAGTAAGGAGCAGGTAAGCAGTACAGCTtctcacagaaaaacagagaaagacagtcgatcttcagaagaaaatgtaaaaagtcCGCTAAAGACTGCGGCTGCTAAACCAGTTAGATTTACCATTGCACCAGCATGGCAGAGATCTCTCTCAGGGGGTTCAAATTCAAAGGAAGATTCCTATAACAGAAGTTCTCCAACCTCCCCTATAAAACCAGAGTTGTTTGAAGGAATGACAAAAGAATATGCAGGCATCCAGGAATCCACAAAAAACAACCCGGATGGATTTGATCGAGACTGTAAGGATGGTGATTTGCATTTGAATTATTCTATGGAATGGGCTGACCGTGAAGCACAAAATTTTGAAAATCCGTTTGGGGTCAAACTGAGGAGAACATCTTCTTTACTCAAATACCAGAATGAAAACCGTGCTGAGTCTCCAAAGCTgattccctcagctgctcccactgcttcttctgcttcagCCAAGGAGGATCAGAAGTCAGGGGGCAATGGGAAGCCACCTCCAGGCCTTCCAGTCAGCACAAAATCATTTGTTAAAAAAACAGATCTCCTAGAAGACAGAAGTCCTCCCAAAACAAGATCAGAAGAAGTGTCAAAGAAGCAAAATGGTAGTAaaccttcag AAAAAGTCTCCTCTCCACATTTGGAAACTTATTCCTCTGAACCGGCTTGGGTCTCCATggcaaaactaaaacaaaagggTTTCCAGGGCCACCCACTTGCCAAAGAACATAAAGCTGAAGACAAAGCGTCAACCAAAGTGGATCAAGAGGAG CAAGTGATCTGTGCAAGTGAGAACATACTGAAGAAGAATATGTCTTCTAGCTTGAGCTCTCAGGATAAGAAACCACAAATGAAGACCAGtatttctgctgcagcag GTAGCTGA
- the KIAA1210 gene encoding acrosomal protein KIAA1210 homolog isoform X2: MTGSVLINFVIFFPTPPCYQWRWQQEASCKLLFVPFSYSCLKQPQLCEAQTSDYIMATGPTDVIQSPETGETVEECTGKKKSKFQTFKNFFAKKKRKEPPPPRGESNLKPSQSSSDVSISVLDEANALHSPKEAGPKGSMGNKALSHDSVFIFESVPGGVAGDVSSQENIPGRVKTLQLQLQQNIRFGSPPLVITGKRLEDAGAVSEDDGLPRSPPEISTLHEVLTDSTSKIPSGASSRPISPSSSAALGAPGSRGSSFLPVDFTIPASPLGCLDTSAARHRIAINPRKQKGFTNKNQQTQVEHLENEACLHATPEKKGNSTELPESDQHKTDWEGLSPQVEYGAKESGSKETPGVKCPTDAAPDSCESTLVAEDFCTLLQESECLPDMDHGYKSAAPLLRPEPSPENLEEQHSAEVPCCSDESAGELTLHQQNTNIEVSALPKSQQTEVGAVALPDIVAADLFSNGTETETINVLADVVQRSPAKSVDQNNEDQREGDALCIGKVEACLETIQNCSNQSVSDTAQSTSQVALADSGPPSDIKTVAVLKSENSSATRKDKETHEIMEFQSSKGSAENKQDTAASVLEAGCMLPPSKLDESFKAEIPCPASKGNQVSQQTSTSYTSEKLSIGCLASSSLAGLKSNISSNDDSKEQVSSTASHRKTEKDSRSSEENVKSPLKTAAAKPVRFTIAPAWQRSLSGGSNSKEDSYNRSSPTSPIKPELFEGMTKEYAGIQESTKNNPDGFDRDCKDGDLHLNYSMEWADREAQNFENPFGVKLRRTSSLLKYQNENRAESPKLIPSAAPTASSASAKEDQKSGGNGKPPPGLPVSTKSFVKKTDLLEDRSPPKTRSEEVSKKQNGSKPSEKVSSPHLETYSSEPAWVSMAKLKQKGFQGHPLAKEHKAEDKASTKVDQEEQVICASENILKKNMSSSLSSQDKKPQMKTSISAAAGKVGPIAQEASVIPAVEKETRHSSNLPLTPCSPAEPPWLSLAKKKAKAWSEMPQIVQ; this comes from the exons ATGACAGGATCAGTACTCATTAACTTTGTAATCTtcttccccacccctccctgTTATCAGTGGAGGTGGCAGCAAGAGGCCTCATGTAAGCTGTTGTTTGTGCCATTCTCCTATTCCTGCTTGAAACAGCCACAGTTGTGCGAGGCTCAGACCAG TGACTATATCATGGCTACGGGGCCAACAGACGTCATACAGTCACCTGAAACAGGAGAGACTGTTGAAGAGTGCACAG gaaagaaaaaatccaaatttCAGACTTTCAAGAACTTCTTTgccaagaagaaaaggaaagagccTCCACCTCCCAGGGGGGAGAGTAATTTAAAACCTAGCCAGTCCAGCAGCGATGTCAGCATCTCTGTGCTCGACGAGGCTAATGCACTTCATTCACCGAAGGAGGCTGG GCCCAAAGGAAGCATGGGAAACAAAGCCTTGTCGCATGACAGCGTCTTCATTTTTGAATCTGTACCAGGAGGTGTGGCAGGGGACGTGTCATCTCAGGAAAACATACCTGGAAGAGTGAAAACTTTGCAG CTTCAGTTGCAGCAAAACATCAGGTTTGGATCACCTCCTCTAGTTATAACTGGAAAGAGACTGGAAGATGCAGGTGCTGTTTCTGAAGATGATGGATTACCTAGAAGCCCTCCTGAAATTTCAACCCTTCATGAAGTTCTGACAGATTCAACAAGCAAG ATACCTTCTGGAGCTTCCTCCAGGCCTATCAGTCCTTCATCCTCTGCTGCTCTCGGGGCCCCTGGCTCACGAGGCAGCAGCTTCCTTCCAGTTGACTTCACCATCCCTGCCAgtcccctgggctgcctggaCACCTCAGCAGCCAGGCACAGGATTGCCATAAATCCTCGGAAACAGAAAGGCTTCACCAATAAGAATCAGCAAACCCAG GTGGAACACCTGGAAAATGAAGCATGTCTTCATGCAACTccagaaaagaagggaaattcAACAGAACTACCTGAGAGTGACCAGCATAAAACTGATTGGGAAG GCTTATCACCCCAGGTGGAATATGGTGCAAAGGAAAGCGGTTCTAAGGAGACACCAGGTGTAAAATGTCCCACTGATGCTGCCCCTGACTCCTGTGAATCCACGCTTGTGGCAGAAGACTTCTGTACTTTGCTGCAAGAAAGTGAATGCCTGCCAGACATGGACCACGGCTATAAATCAGCTGCACCCCTTCTGAGACCTGAGCCTTCTCCAGAGAACCTGGAGGAACAGCACAGTGCAGAAGTGCCATGCTGTTCAGATGAGTCTGCTGGTGAATTGACATTACATCAGCAAAATACCAATATTGAAGTATCTGCACTTCCAAAATCTCAACAAACTGAAGTTGGAGCTGTTGCACTTCCAGACATAGTAGCAGCTGACTTGTTTAGTAATGGCACAGAAACAGAGACCATAAATGTATTGGCAGATGTTGTGCAAAGGTCCCCAGCAAAATCTGTGGACCAAAATAACGAAGACCAGAGAGAGGGGGATGCACTGTGTATTGGCAAAGTAGAAGCTTGCCTGGAAACTATTCAGAACTGTTCTAACCAGTCTGTCTCAGATACTGCACAGAGCACTTCACAGGTTGCTCTAGCTGATTCAGGGCCTCCTTCTGACATCAAGACAGTGGCTGTTCTGAAGTCTGAAAACAGTTCAGCAAcaagaaaagacaaagaaactCATGAAATTATGGAATTTCAGTCATCCAAAGGcagtgcagaaaacaaacaagacacTGCTGCATCTGTGTTAGAAGCAGGTTGCATGCTACCTCCCAGTAAACTGGATGAaagttttaaagcagaaataccTTGTCCTGCTTCAAAGGGTAACCAAGTCAGTCAACAAACCAGCACATCATACACTTCTGAAAAACTTTCAATTGGATGTCTTGCTTCTTCAAGTTTGGCTGGATTAAAGAGTAATATCTCTTCTAACGATGACAGTAAGGAGCAGGTAAGCAGTACAGCTtctcacagaaaaacagagaaagacagtcgatcttcagaagaaaatgtaaaaagtcCGCTAAAGACTGCGGCTGCTAAACCAGTTAGATTTACCATTGCACCAGCATGGCAGAGATCTCTCTCAGGGGGTTCAAATTCAAAGGAAGATTCCTATAACAGAAGTTCTCCAACCTCCCCTATAAAACCAGAGTTGTTTGAAGGAATGACAAAAGAATATGCAGGCATCCAGGAATCCACAAAAAACAACCCGGATGGATTTGATCGAGACTGTAAGGATGGTGATTTGCATTTGAATTATTCTATGGAATGGGCTGACCGTGAAGCACAAAATTTTGAAAATCCGTTTGGGGTCAAACTGAGGAGAACATCTTCTTTACTCAAATACCAGAATGAAAACCGTGCTGAGTCTCCAAAGCTgattccctcagctgctcccactgcttcttctgcttcagCCAAGGAGGATCAGAAGTCAGGGGGCAATGGGAAGCCACCTCCAGGCCTTCCAGTCAGCACAAAATCATTTGTTAAAAAAACAGATCTCCTAGAAGACAGAAGTCCTCCCAAAACAAGATCAGAAGAAGTGTCAAAGAAGCAAAATGGTAGTAaaccttcag AAAAAGTCTCCTCTCCACATTTGGAAACTTATTCCTCTGAACCGGCTTGGGTCTCCATggcaaaactaaaacaaaagggTTTCCAGGGCCACCCACTTGCCAAAGAACATAAAGCTGAAGACAAAGCGTCAACCAAAGTGGATCAAGAGGAG CAAGTGATCTGTGCAAGTGAGAACATACTGAAGAAGAATATGTCTTCTAGCTTGAGCTCTCAGGATAAGAAACCACAAATGAAGACCAGtatttctgctgcagcag GTAAAGTTGGACCTATTGCTCAGGAAGCATCTGTGATTCCTGCTGTTGAAAAGGAAACAAGACACTCCTCTAACCTGCCACTGACACCATGCAGCCCTGCTGAACCACCATGGCTATCCCTGGCCAAGAAGAAAGCCAAAGCATGGAGTGAAATGCCCCAGATTGTACAATAG